A stretch of Arachis hypogaea cultivar Tifrunner chromosome 15, arahy.Tifrunner.gnm2.J5K5, whole genome shotgun sequence DNA encodes these proteins:
- the LOC112751077 gene encoding non-specific lipid-transfer protein 2 produces the protein MKASHIALCTMMVLLLAEVQVSMAVTCSPVQLSPCVSAITTSNPPSSLCCSKIREQKPCLCQYVRNPNLKKFVDSPNARRVASTCGTPFPRC, from the coding sequence atgaaggcATCGCACATTGCCTTGTGCACCATGATGGTGTTGCTTCTTGCTGAAGTTCAAGTTTCAATGGCAGTAACATGCAGCCCTGTACAACTGAGTCCTTGTGTGAGTGCAATCACCACTTCAAACCCTCCATCAAGTCTATGCTGCTCTAAGATCAGGGAACAGAAGCCATGCCTCTGCCAATATGTTAGGAACCCTAATCTCAAGAAGTTTGTTGACTCTCCTAATGCAAGGAGAGTTGCCAGCACTTGTGGAACTCCATTCCCAAGGTGCTGA
- the LOC112751073 gene encoding kinesin-like protein NACK1 encodes MTIKAPGTPASKIDRTPVSTPGGPRAREEKIVVTVRLRPLNRKEQLAKDQVAWDCIDDFTIVYKPPANERAAQPASFTFDKVFGPACLTEAVYEEGVKNVALSALMGINATIFAYGQTSSGKTYTMRGITEKAVNDIYKHIMNTTERDFTIKISGLEIYNENVRDLLNSESGRNLKLLDDPEKGTVVEKLVEETAKDDKHLRHLISICEAQRQVGETALNDTSSRSHQIIRLTIQSTLRENADCVRSFVATLNFVDLAGSERAAQTHADGTRLREGCHINLSLMTLTTVIRKLSVGKRSGHIPYRDSKLTRILQHSLGGNARTAIICTLSPALSHVEQSRNTLYFATRAKEVTNNAQVNMVVSDKQLVKHLQKEVARLEAELRTPDPTKEKDWKIQQMEMEIEELRRQRDLAQSQVAELRKKLQDDQQVSIPPESPHLPVKKCLSFAGALSSPKPERRSTTLRQSMRQSSTAPFTLMHEIRKLEHLQEQLGEEANRALEVLQKEVACHRLGNQDAAETIAKLQAEIREMRAVRSAPKEVEVGNMVSVNKSVSANLKEEITRLHSQGSTIANLEQQLENVQRSIDKLVMSLPNNFQQLTSEASPKHKKEHKKKKLLPLTSSSAANRQNFIRSPCSPLSTTEQVLESDIENKAPENDDIVSIETLPESEKETPSKSGESGCIESKENAPGYRRSSSVNMKKMQKMFQNAAEENVRSIRAYVTELKERVAKLQYQKQLLVCQVLELEANEANGHNIENEEYTCETEEPQVPWQITFREQRQQILDLWHLCHVSIIHRTQFYLLFKGDPADQIYIEVELRRLTWLQQHLAELGNASPAPRAGDEPVISLSSSMRALRREREFLAKRLTTRLTLEEREALYIKWDVPVDGKQRKMQFVSKLWTDPHDQVHVQESAEIVAKLVGFSTGGNLSKEMFELNFVLPSDKRPWMMGWNQITNLLNL; translated from the exons ATGACTATCAAAGCACCTGGAACACCAGCTTCAAAGATAGATAGGACACCGGTATCAACCCCAGGAGGGCCTAGAGCCAGAGAGGAGAAGATTGTAGTTACTGTAAGGCTAAGGCCTTTAAACAGAAAAGAACAATTGGCTAAGGATCAGGTGGCATGGGATTGCATTGATGATTTTACGATTGTGTATAAACCGCCCGCAAATGAACGTGCTGCTCAACCAGCATCGTTTACCTTTG ACAAAGTTTTTGGTCCTGCTTGTTTAACCGAGGCAGTGTACGAAGAAGGGGTAAAGAATGTGGCTTTATCTGCATTGATGGGCATTAATG CAACTATTTTTGCTTATGGACAAACTAGCAGTGGAAAGACGTATACAATGAGAGGAATAACAGAGAAGGCTGTCAATGATATTTATAAGCACATAATGAAT ACCACAGAAAGAGATTTCACCATAAAAATATCTGGACTAGAAATTTACAATGAGAATGTTAGGGACTTGTTAAATTCAGAATCTGGTCGCAATCTGAAGCTTCTAGATGATCCTGAG AAAGGTACTGTGGTTGAGAAATTAGttgaagaaacagcaaaagaCGATAAGCATTTGAGACATTTGATCTCTATTTGTGAAG CTCAAAGGCAAGTTGGTGAAACTGCTCTAAATGATACCAGTTCGCGGTCTCACCAGATAATAAGACTG ACAATTCAAAGTACTCTTCGAGAAAATGCAGATTGTGTGAGATCCTTTGTTGCAACTCTG AACTTTGTTGATCTGGCTGGAAGTGAGAGGGCTGCACAAACTCATGCTGATGGCACAAGGCTCAGAGAAGGTTGCCATATTAACCTCAGCTTGATGACTCTTACAACTGTAATCAGGAAGCTAAG TGTCGGGAAAAGAAGTGGACATATACCTTACAGAGATTCAAAGCTCACACGTATATTGCAACACTCACTTGGTGGGAATGCACGCACTGCCATTATATGTACTTTGAGTCCAGCACTAAGCCACGTAGAGCAATCTCGGAACACTCTCTACTTTGCTACTAGAGCAAAGGAAGTAACAAACAATGCTCAAGTTAACATG GTTGTTTCAGACAAACAACTTGTTAAACATTTGCAAAAGGAAGTGGCAAGGCTGGAGGCAGAGCTGCGCACTCCTGATCCCACTAAAGAAAAGGATTGGAAAATTCAACAG ATGGAAATGGAAATCGAAGAGCTGAGGCGCCAGAGAGATCTAGCTCAATCTCAGGTTGCAGAGTTACGCAAAAAGCTACAGGATGACCAGCAG GTCTCAATCCCACCTGAATCACCACATTTACCAGTCAAGAAGTGTCTCTCATTCGCTGGAGCACTATCATCTCCAAAACCAGAGCGAAGAAGCACAACACTAAGACAGTCCATGAGGCAATCATCTACTGCTCCTTTTACCCTTATGCATGAAATTCGAAAACTTGAGCACCTTCAGGAGCAGCTTGGTGAAGAAGCCAATAGAGCTTTGGAAGTATTACAAAAGGAAGTTGCATGCCATAGACTAGGTAACCAAGACGCAGCTGAGACGATTGCCAAGCTTCAAGCAGAAATAAGGGAGATGCGTGCTGTTAGGTCTGCACCGAAGGAGGTTGAAGTTGGAAACATGGTTTCTGTAAACAAGAGTGTAAGTGCTAATCTCAAGGAAGAGATCACCCGACTTCATTCACAGGGCAGCACCATTGCAAatcttgaacaacagcttgaaaatgtTCAAAGGTCCATAGACAAACTTGTGATGTCTCTCCCAAACAATTTTCAACAGTTAACCAGTGAGGCTTCCCCAAAGCACAAAAAGgaacacaaaaagaaaaagttgctTCCTTTGACTTCAAGTAGTGCTGCCAATCGCCAAAACTTCATAAGATCTCCATGTTCACCGTTATCAACTACTGAGCAAGTATTGGAATCTGATATTGAAAATAAAGCCCCTGAGAATGATGATATCGTTTCTATTGAGACTCTGCCAGAGTCCGAAAAGGAGACTCCATCAAAAAGTGGAGAAAGTGGATGTATTGAGTCAAAGGAAAATGCTCCGGGTTATAGGCGCTCGAGTTCAGTAAACATgaagaaaatgcagaaaatgtTTCAGAATGCAGCAGAGGAGAATGTAAGAAGTATCAGAGCATATGTTACAGAATTGAAAGAACGTGTAGCCAAGCTGCAGTACCAAAAGCAGTTACTTGTTTGCCAG GTGCTTGAGCTTGAGGCAAATGAAGCAAATGGCCACAACATAGAAAATGAAGAGTACACATGTGAAACAGAGGAACCGCAAGTTCCCTGGCAAATTACTTTTAGGGAGCAGCGGCAGCAGATTCTTGACTTGTGGCATTTATGTCATGTCTCCATTATTCATAGGACccagttttatttattattcaaagGAGACCCAGCTGATCAAATATACATTGAAGTTGAGCTCAGGAGACTGACATGGTTGCAACAACATTTAGCAGAACTTGGGAATGCAAGCCCAGCTCCTCGTGCTGGAGATGAACCTGTAATCTCATTGTCATCAAG TATGAGAGCCTTGCGACGAGAAAGAGAATTCCTGGCCAAGAGATTGACGACTCGTTTAACGCTGGAGGAGAGGGAAGCATTGTATATTAAATGGGATGTCCCAGTTGATGGGAAGCAGAGGAAGATGCAATTTGTCAGCAAGCTTTGGACAGATCCTCATGATCAAGTGCATGTACAAGAGAGTGCTGAGATAGTTGCAAAGCTTGTGGGTTTCTCTACAGGGGGAAACTTGTCAAAGGAGATGTTTGAGCTGAACTTTGTCCTTCCATCTGATAAGAGGCCATGGATGATGGGCTGGAATCAAATAACAAATCTCCTTAACCTGTAA